CGCTTGATTGAAACCGTCAAAAAGGAATGGAGTCAAATTTTTTCTGTACTCCCTGAAGAAGAAGCTGATTTTTTTGCACAGCAATTTTCAGGCTATCAAACAATTGGGAAGGCATCGTTTCAATTAATGAACGAACAAGAGACGGTCTTTAATCGATTGTTGATCAAAAAAGAAAAGCTTCATCATTTGATTGATACCATTTTGTTGATGCCAGATGTTTCTTTCCTAAAAAAACTGATTCTGCCATTAGTGAAACAAAATGAAAATAAAAGTATGAATGAAACGGCTCGATACCTGAGCACACAATTTTCAATAGACGCATTAGCTGTACAAAGGAAAGTGAAACTGAGCACGATTAAGGATCACCTAATGGAGTTAGCTTTAACAAAGGATTTTCCATTTGAGCGCTTTATATCGCAGCCGACTTATGCTTGTTTACGTGACTATTCAAAACCATATCAAGATTGGACCTATCGTGTGGTAAAACAAGAAAACCCAGAAGTGGATTACTTTGAGTTTCGTTTGTATCAAATTCAAAAATTAAGAGAAGAAAGAGAAGCTA
The DNA window shown above is from Enterococcus sp. 12C11_DIV0727 and carries:
- a CDS encoding helix-turn-helix domain-containing protein, producing the protein MEPSFILALFQHGYKVRTSTLYHLLKGKRTSSVLLYGFLYENLRFFQLFPELSEKQFDILLDNLVKQELLSKTSDSEVQITAKGLQSLTHEKDHYSWIDNYRFGKTDEMIWRLLQFTVQVVSQLSYNNKNYLPLEQSPLYQKQIKTYIKSLPKARLIETVKKEWSQIFSVLPEEEADFFAQQFSGYQTIGKASFQLMNEQETVFNRLLIKKEKLHHLIDTILLMPDVSFLKKLILPLVKQNENKSMNETARYLSTQFSIDALAVQRKVKLSTIKDHLMELALTKDFPFERFISQPTYACLRDYSKPYQDWTYRVVKQENPEVDYFEFRLYQIQKLREEREASR